The genomic segment TCTTTTATCTTTGCCATCACTCcatttcacaaaaatatattttttatttataaaaagtggtagttattttttacttttaaaaattaaaattttcaaataaaattttataattattttaacatattaactagaaaaatattaattaagagTGTAACAAATTTATCTTTGCCATCACTCcatttcacaaaatatatattttataattaaaaaatttcaaataatattttataattattttaacttattaattagaaaaactgatttaatatattaattaagagtgtaacaaattatttacaaactttttaatacttatttaaaatGGTAGAAGAATACTCTTTAtgaaagagatatataacaagCTGATCCAAATTACCCGGTAAATCATTTATGAATCATCTACCAATAAGTTTTCACCCAAACCAGAGAGAGAAACActtactaaaacaaataagaaatgtatatgtatttgtatcttattatataaatataaactatggtttcaaaagttacacatgtcaatttaaaaaattactaagtcataagatcgtgacacatgtcaattttataCAAATTCCTAATTCTGAAAGAAAAGGAATCtttaagaaaatcaagaaattaaaaaattattaatcataaaataaattataaagataatcttacgataaaataatatgtagtTCCTAAAGGAAATCCTTCTACAATAATTATActtaattatacaaaaacaatcatatGTTATATTGAATAACTGGCCTAATcctaaaagagaaaataatctcttattatataaatttgggttttcaaaattagccattaacaagatcaagacacgtgtcaagtatactgataagatgttgacacatgtcaaaaaattattattttacaaaacagctaatgaagaaaataacgttaaatttacataaattttacaaatttatattttaaaaatattcctaaatcaaaaatgaaaattaaaaaaactaatctattttccattgtacgctaattatattatacattttttctcaattagattttgacatgcataaaaaaaaataattcataaatcTAATCTATTTTCTATTgtacgctaattatattatatatttttcttaattagattttgatatgtataaacaaaaaaaataattcattaagcatgtatattattattaatcaataaatagtgaataacaaatttaaaaagaataacgtaagttatgtcaaaagaaatattatttttgaaacataataggacagctaattaagaaaataatattatatctacACTTTGTGAAGTGATTTTAGTGCAGTGCCTATTGGTAAGTCAAATTGTAGAAAGCACCATCACTCTAGGGATTGAGTCCTGCTCTTTACGAATGTAGAGATTTTGCTAATGGACCGGCTTGTTGTAGCCCagatgttgaccaaaaaaagatattatatgCTTATATTGAAAgctttaatctttgatttttttcccaACATAATTTTGACAATCTATTGcgtgggtctttgattcgtgcgggttcttcaatggaagctatcagatgctATGAAATGGGATCGAAGTATATAAAGCCCGCTAATTCAATtgaggatggagacactgatggaggttcctaAAATGATTCTatagttagtagcattataagtttggatGATTAGTCGGTGACTaatgtttctggtcaaaatatagagttttctcttctgaataatgttgatgattccagtactgaaacaagagctgcttgatcgagtaattgagatgcgattttcaaatttgggaagttggaatggTAAGCCGtttcaaaattggtttcaaaccggatttatatGGTTTTCTATCGGGTTTGGTTCGTAAATTGTTTAAACCCatatatatggagaaatatatgagaacttttgatttggGTAGAGATAAGTTCAGAATTTACGATTCGAGAATATCTGTGACGAGATCATAGTTTTAAGTAGTTTTGGTACAGTGTGATACTCCTGATGAGTAAATAGACCgttgatccttaacgtgattatgacagatgtcatgttttggattgtttataaaatttctattttgtatatttgaattacctaagatttatatataccatcgtgattataatatttatattttaattttaattatgttatattaccttttttcactttctcaacttttattaggttggtcataaaatcattgtgatCAAGTAGATAATTTTTCACAATTTGttcatttaaaatatctttggagtaaaaaagaTTCATGGTTATAGGAATTATGTCACAAAAtgattttagtaattataagaactataattatgtcaaaatgaaagtaaagcaacataaaatttgtttaatttgtttagaagataTTTTATAGGTGGTAAATACTAATTACTGGTAATAAAGAGCATacactttaacaataaaataattttggatgtaagaacatatttttagtggtaaaacataaaattgtaCATGCTTACTAATTAGATGttgttttgataaattatttgcatgtaaaatattttgtgaataattcTTATTCTTTGGCCAAACCTAGTTGAAAAGTTAAAGAGTAAAGACAGCTGTGGAAAAAAATTCTCTCCCAGGCACACTCCCCGAGGAGCCATGAGGAAGACTATTACCCAGATCTCACCCACTCCTTTCCACCAGTAACAACAAAGTAATTCCTTTACCCGCCGGTCCTAACGGTTAACCTGTGCGTTCAACTTTTCAACTTTTCAAATCTCTCCATCGAAAGTTCACAGATCTGGATCTCCACCAAAGCAAATCCTAACTTTCGAGGTTGGTTTAGAGTTTAATCGGAGCTTACTGTGTTTCTCCACTGCATGTACTCCCCCACAACAGTCCCACCAACTCTGGACCAGAGGACCCTCTCCCTCCCGAGATCAAATTCTAAATGACCTACAGGAGGTCACAATCCAATACATTTCTCACCCGGATCCTGCTGAGAGTGCAGCACGACGAGTAAGAGTCTTACAAAGCGAGGCATATAATATGGTGGAGACAACTGCAACTTCCATCCTAGCAGAAAACCTAGTTGCTTCTCAGGTCCAAAGAGCACAAACTAACCAAGTCTCCAAGCAAGTGATTCCGGAGAGTACTTTGTCTACTAGAAAACCCAGTGCTGGGTCACCAAAACGAGGAAGGGGGCGCCCtccaacacaaaaacaaacagcAAAAGTAAGTAAAAAACTTCTGGGAGCTAAAACTCAGAAGAGGAATTTTACACAGGGGTCCCCAAGGAAAGTAAGTACCTCAAACGCTCCAACTCGGTCAGGCCCCTCAAGACCCTCTCACAGAAAGAACTCAAAGACCTCTTCTGAACCCGCTAACTCTAACCAAAGTACCCCTCCTCTCCCTCAAGCCCTGGAACAGAATGAGGGACAAAGTCATACGAGCTCCCCCACACGAGGGCAAACGACCACCCCTGTCCCTAAGATCTCAGTTTTCCCTGCAAGTAAAAGACAGAAGGCGGATTTTCAGAAACCGCCAACCCCTTTTTCTTAAGAGTGGTGAGTTGGAACTGTTGTGGATTGGGGAACCCCATAACAGTTCAAAGACTAAGGGAGATTAGGAAAAAAATCTTCCCTGATGTCCTATTTCTGATGGAGGCTAAAAACCCTAATGATGCGGTCCTTAACACGCTCCAATGGCTTGATTATCCCAGTTATCTCCTGGTTCCCCCACCCTTCCCAGCCGCGGGAGGTCTTGCTCTTTTCTGGAAGTCAAATTTGAATGTAGAAATCTTAAGCTCTAACCAGCACTCCATCGACACAAGAATAGAAACAAAAGGTAGGAGTTTTTATGCTACCTTCTTGTATGGTGAACCTGAGAGAACAGGTCGCATACATGTATGAAATGAACTTCAAAACCTCACCGAATCTCGCACAGGACCCTGGTTCGTCACAGGTGACTTTAATGATATTATCTGCAGCGATGAGAAGGTAGGAGGACCTGCACGATCCGAGGGCTCCTTCACGGACCTTAGATCCTTCATGTCTACCTGTGATCTCTATGATCTGAAGCATACTGGAAATTTCCTATCCTGGCGAGGAAGAAGACATTCACATGTGGTTAGATGCAGGTTGGATAGATCCATGGCAAACAGTGATTGGGTTATGGCTTACCCTTCCGGAAGGAGTGAATATTTAAGATTTGAAGGCTCTGACCATCGCCCTCTTGTCACCTGCTTTGATCCTGTCAGAAAACACCGCAAGAGCCTTTTTAGATACGACCGAATATTCAAGGACAACCCTGAAGTTGGCAATCTCATCCTCCATGTCTGGAATTCAAAACCTACTGCCCCCATTGATCATCGCCTGCATTTGTGTAGAATTGCAATTATCAGATGGAGTAAAGAACAAATTCTCAATAGCAAAGAACAGATTTCATCACTCAGCGACCAACTAGAAAAAGCtatgtgtgatgatgatgtttgtCAGACTACCATCGATACCCTCAATCAGCAACTCACTCAGGCATACAAACAGGAGGAAGAATTTTGGAAGCAACACAGTAGACAACTATGGCTCACCTTGGGGGATAAGAACTCGGGCTATTTCCATGCTGCAACCAAAGCACGAAGAGccataaataatatttctgCCTTAGAAACGACCACAGGAACCAAAGTATATGAGGAATGTGAGATTGTTAAAACCATATCTGACTATTTCCAGGAAATCTTTACCTCgcaagaaggaaaaagaagaagttttgtCATTGAAGCTCTCAACCCGTGCATTACCCCTGAAATAAATAAGTTGCTCATAGCCATGCCATCGTCGACTGAGATTAAGAATGCCTGCTTTGACATCCATGCTGACAAGGCCCCAGGACCCGACGGCTTCTCTGCGAGCTTCTTCCAATCCAACTGGAGCACAGTAGGTGATGCCGTTGTGGCAGAGATCCAAACTTTCTTCATCTCTGGTGTCCTACCACAGAAAATAAACCATACATATGTTAGACTCATCCCAAAGACGACAACAGCTCAAAAAGTTTCGGATTACAGACCAATCGCTCTCTGTACAGTGTACTACAAAATTATTGCTAAACTTCTTGCTAAAAGACTTCAACCTGTTCTACACGAATGTATTTCTGAAAACCAGTAAGCTTTTGTACCCAACAAGCCATCTCGGACAATGTGTTGATTACACATGAAGCCCTACATTACCTAAAAACATCAGGGGCAGAGAAAAGTTGTTTTATGGATGTTAAAACATACATGAGTAAGGCGTATGACAGACTTGAATGGGATTTCATCAAAGCAGCTCTAGAAAGACTGGGTTTTCATCAAACCTGGATAGGTTGGCTGATGCACTGTGTCACTACTGTCTCTTACTCCTTTCTGATTAATGATCAAGCAAAAGGACTAGTAGTCCCCCAACGTGGCATTAGACAAGGCGACCCCCTCTCTCCGTACCTCTTCATCATCTGCAGCGAGGTTCTGTCGGGTCTGTGCATGAAAGCTCAAAAGGATGGGAACATTACTGGCATCCAAGTTGCAAAGGGAAGCCCCAGAGTCAGCCACTTGCTCTTCGCAGACGACACCATGTTCTTCATCCGGCCTGACCAACAAAGTTGTTGTAAGTTAAGAAGCATCCTTCACAAGTATGAGCTTGCCTCAGGTCAAAAgataaatcaaaccaaatcttCCATTACCTTTTCGTCAAAAACCCCACCCCTCATTCGcacaaaagcaaaacagattCTAGACATCCAGAAGGAGGGTGGACAAGGCAAATACTTGGGACTACCTGAactctttggcagaaagaaaaaggatataTTTACCTCGATTGTTGATCGTATCAAGCAGAAAGCCCTAAGTTGGTCATCGAGATTTCTCTCAACAGCTGGAAAGCTCACTATGATCAAGTCTGTCCTATCAGCGATGCCTTCATACACCATGTCCTGCTTCCAACTTCCCGGTTCCCTGTGCAAACGCATTCAATCAGCTCTCACCAGGTTTTGGTGGGACACAAAGAcgacaaagaaaaagatgtcCTGGATCGCTTGGAAAAAgatcacaaaaacaacaaaagcagGAGGTTTAGGAGTCAGGGACATAAAACACTTTAACAAGGCACTCCTGGCCAAACTGTGTTGGAGATTAGTAACAAAGCCCCATACCTTGTTTGCGCGAGTACTCCTAGGGAAGTATTGCGGTTCCTCATCCATATTAGATTGCAAGGTCCCCTCCTCAGCTTCCCATGGCTGGAGAAGCATTTGCATGGGCAGAGATCTTCTAAAACCCAATTTGGACATTCTGTTAGGTTCCGGAGCCTCTACCCCTATCTGGAGAACCCCGTGGCTCTCTGTCTCTACACCCCTCGCTCCAATGGGCCCACCTACAGAGGCTTCTCAAAATCTCATGGTAGCTGACCTCCTCCTACCAAATACCAAGGAATGGAATATTGATCTCATTAGACAGATCCTACCCTTGTATGAGAAAGCAATCTGTTTCCTAAAGCCTAGTGTAAGAGGAGCACAGGATACCTGGGCCTGGTTGCCTACAAAAGATGGATCATACTCGATCAAATCAGGTTATTTTGAATCCACATAGAGGGAGGACAAACAAAAAGACACGATCCAAGGTAATCCCATCAACACAGATAGTTTCAACTGGCACCAAAACATCTGGTCCCTCAAAACCTCCccaaaaacaaagttgtttCTCTGGAAAGCTGTTCACAACGCACTACCAGTCGGAGAAAACCTTCTCCACCGTGCTATTAGTGACTATGTTAAGTGCCCCCACTGCAACAATGAATAAACCGTGTTGCATCTCCTCTTTCAATGCCCATTTGTGATACGTTGTGGTCCCAACTACCAGTGAAATCTGCTTTACAGACGAGTAGTATAAGAACAATCCAGGATGGTATTGAAAAAGCAAATAAGTTAATTTGCTTACCTCCTACTGGTGTTGGATCCAGTCCCATTGCCCCCTGGCTTCTCTGGTCGATATGGACTACCCGTAACCAGCTCATTTTCAACAAGAAACAGATCTCTGCTGAAGAAACTCTGTCTATAGCTATGGAAAGAGCTAAAGAATGGCAGAAGGCACAGAGTCTTCCCTCCACCCTGATTCGCAACCCTATCTCCACCACTTATCCCCCGACTCCCTCTACAGTATACCGGTGCTATACCGACGCCTCATGGAAAGAAAATGGATCAGCTGGTTTCGGCTGGCTAATCAAAACCCCATCAGCCCAAATCAAGCTAAGGGGCTCCGCCTCTTCCAAGTACATCTCTTCACCTATGTTGGCCGAAGCAGTAGCAACTCTAACTGCAGTTAGAGTTGCGATTGAATCGAACATCAAGTCCATCTCGTTCGCTTCCGACTCGCTATCGCTAGTCCAAGCTTTGAATCAGAAGATCCAGATCAAGGAACTTCACGGGACTCTTCACGATGTCCTCTCCCTCACTGTTTTCTTCGATTTcgtttcttttgtgtttattcCAAGAAACCAAAACGTCCAAGCAGATAGGCTTGCTAAGAAGGCCTTGGGCCTGATTTGTAATGAACCTTAATTTAATGGACCCAATTagtttgttgataaaaaaaaaagtaaaatattttgtgaataagttgtgtaatattttaaaatttgataataataatatttgttataatgAGTATTTGGCCAAAtttttggtgggatataatttagcttcaaattattgtaataatttatataatatattaaaatatataaatatgaataagtgtatgaaggtaaatacaaatatgattttttctctaactaaaattatttacatgtttagttcaggaaataatatttttatatattttttaaaaaatttgtttaagatttaggatttattttcttcaacattttaaacccgcacatcatGCAGGCCCTTATCTAGTAttttataataacaaaacaaaaaaaaatcaatgtcaaATTTGCCATGTTCGTCAATCTAGTATTCGTAACTATTACTCCAAAACGTATTAAAACACTCTGAAGATTGTTTCTTAATTAACCTTTTCAATTGGATTATTTAATCAGGGTTCATCTATTTTTAGTCTATTTATTAAAGAATCTAACCAACTATTAGAACATAAAATACTCAAAGAAAAAGTAAGATAAAAATAGATTCAGAATTTAGTCACTAAATCACAAATAACCTCTCCATTGGAATAATATCCAAATTCAAAACAGTCAAAGATATATTCTTCAAAATGTTGAAATGTATGTACCTACTAATAATGTGAAATGGCCATGCAAAATTTGTCATCTGGtcaactttttctttatttagtgTCTGGTGTGTGTCCATCAAAGTGCTGGGCCATCTATTAGTTCCTTAAAACTTGTAAAAAGGgtttataatttaaagaaataccaaagaaaaatataattgagtggtatctcttcatcttttcataaatatttagaatttatttgattttgagcAAAAGACAAAATATCTTCTTTCCAACTTGCAGGAGATCTGGCCTCATCTCATGCTTCCatctttttgaaaataatcTAAATTACCCTTACCTTTTCCACTTATGTACGGAGTTTACCATTTGATGCCTGACGGTATCGACAACACAATCACGAGTTCCGACTTCCGAGTAATTTGTGCGAATCATGtttgttaatataataatagaatCCTCCGAATTTAGTTGCGGTAACAAGAAGTACGTACGAACACCTCCAAATTCGTTGAGTTGAagttataaaacattatttcatgTGGTGGACAAATGATAGTTGAGATTCGTGAACAAGTTGTTCAAAGTTtgtaaaacacaaacaaaaaaaaaaagtttgtaacATCCGCTGCAACTTGCaagcattttaaaattttaagtctAAAATAAGTGATGTAAGacataatttatttacataaataattaattatttgcgTCAGAGATTAGTTGAGGCTATCAGAGAAGTGTTTCTAGAAAAGTGATACTTGTATTACCCTATCGCGttggttttagacttttagcTACTCAAAGCGTAAGCTAATATCAAACAAAAGTCCAAACTAAAAAATGGTCAGTTTTTTTACTTAGACCATGATTAATGGCGTTGCTTTCTCCCcaattcttttaataaaaacaaataaaaaaatataaataggggagagaaagtaaaaaatcgTTGCTGCAGTTACTGGCGGAAGAAACGATTCTCAGTGTTTTTTAACACATGTCAATCACttattaatcatatattaaaatattaagtttttttttctttgagtaaCGGTGACACCTTCTCACCACTAAAGATGCTCTTAGTCCATTCTTCACATTCCTAATTTCTAGACTTAATAATGCAGCAAAGTAATGATCATACATTTTGAAAAAAGCGTTATCAAAACTCCAAAGAGAACACAAATGACCTTATAGATATTAAATTGTCACAACCCACGAAACTGTACATCTAACAACATTACTgcaatgcaaaaataaaatatccaaaacaatatttaagtttttttaaaacaccGTTAATAATACTCtagaaaatgataataaaaatccaaaatcaaaccgGAGTAGGAGTAGTATTAGCAccagaaggagaaggagatcgTGGCTCAACTCTCCTAAGTTGAATAGCTTTGTgagactcatcatcatcaaagtaCATATAAGCAAAACCACCATGCCGGGTCATATCCATACCGGCCATCTCATCCTCCGACGATATCCGCAACAGTTTCATTTTcttgaggatgaagaagagtgTCCCCATGGTCACACTCACCCAACCCGTGATCACAAGTATTTGAATCAGCTGAGCTGCAAGTAGCTTTCCTCCTCCGCCCATAAACAAACCGTGTGGCCTTCCAGGTTTGTTGCCATAAATCTGGTTCAAGTACTTTTCTTGAGCGAAAAGAGCCGTGAATATTAGCCCCCACGCGCCACAACCTCCGTGTAGCTGAGCTGCCTCTAGTGGGTCATCGTACTTGAGCTTCTCCGCAAGTTTGTTGCATCCGAGAAGGACAAGGGCCGCCACGAACCCACAGATGATCGCTGCCCACGGCTCTACGACGGAACAGCCACCGGTTATTGCTGCAAACCCTCCGAGGAGGCCGTTGCATACGTCAGTGACGTTCCAATGACCCGAGAGTAGACGTTTTCCAAAGAGGGTTGTAAGAGCTGCTGTGCAGCCGGCTAAGGTGGTCGTGACGGCCGTCCTTCCGACAGCGCTCCACTGGCCGTTATACGTCCCTGTTTCGTAAGTGACGAGGATCTTGTTGAAGGACCCAGGGTTGAATCCGTACCATCCGAACCAGAGGAGGAATGTTCCAAGGACAACAAGTGACGCCGAGTGGCCACGAAGGGCTATGGCACGTCCACCGTTGTCGAACCGGCCGAGTCGTGGACCTTCTAAA from the Camelina sativa cultivar DH55 chromosome 12, Cs, whole genome shotgun sequence genome contains:
- the LOC104732365 gene encoding ammonium transporter 1 member 1; the encoded protein is MSGAITCSATDLAVLLGPNATEAATYICSQLGDVNNKFIDAAFAIDNTYLLFSAYLVFSMQLGFAMLCAGSVRAKNTMNIMLTNVLDAAAGGLFYYLFGYAFAFGSPSNGFIGKHFFGLKDIPTASADYSNFLYQWAFAIAAAGITSGSIAERTQFVAYLIYSSFLTGFVYPVVSHWFWSVDGWASPFRTDGDLLFGTGAIDFAGSGVVHMVGGIAGLWGAFLEGPRLGRFDNGGRAIALRGHSASLVVLGTFLLWFGWYGFNPGSFNKILVTYETGTYNGQWSAVGRTAVTTTLAGCTAALTTLFGKRLLSGHWNVTDVCNGLLGGFAAITGGCSVVEPWAAIICGFVAALVLLGCNKLAEKLKYDDPLEAAQLHGGCGAWGLIFTALFAQEKYLNQIYGNKPGRPHGLFMGGGGKLLAAQLIQILVITGWVSVTMGTLFFILKKMKLLRISSEDEMAGMDMTRHGGFAYMYFDDDESHKAIQLRRVEPRSPSPSGANTTPTPV